A region of Paramormyrops kingsleyae isolate MSU_618 chromosome 17, PKINGS_0.4, whole genome shotgun sequence DNA encodes the following proteins:
- the LOC111844105 gene encoding uncharacterized protein → MTEAAVQIGDQLILEEEYDENYIPSEQEVHEYAREIGIDPEQEPELLWLAREGIVAPLPDEWKPCQDVTGDVYYFNFSSGQSTWDHPCDEQYRRLVVQEREKAQARVTPTKKEKEKKKKKERKKKDKLPLKPAGSTLGPLQSPLRSLAPLQSSPDLPAPSLWGSLRNSGGLEPLKKPLGEKVSASSLHSSLLGAKQQERVSLSLPGFKDTDEVSDEESCRTTPELLRKLELDLDGLGGGLHYEDSEVSDLARPEERMDPELQDLLLSADHSTKPSQDLELSDVIDAASTSMDDLKFFYKEVAFRSKLTEKVGDLDDLCAVDAEIQLFSPKAEKTEKERVRAEREDGKKAERVESHHRRESKEEPDSGKSHISESSCSGPRPEVEGGSVDSEDRPVGPGAEPSQKHTPLKLEEEEEDDEEVEEIEEEEEEEEEEEEEEEEEEAEKDWVLQKRQDQARYLQEDLKEDEKEGKEEREKALQRKQERLQHLQEEMKKQEEEEEMKLTEEREERLRAFRRRLDEEEEKEQARLMKESTRKMEELRQAALQERAAQQRKLREECEAAMEALRAAMEAEQAEEKQRLEDQRKQISGELQAKRVRLQREKEEQMEAMRVELDEMVQQERREHEQKLEVLKEEHRRELDFIREKHSDEMCVHNVQQRKDSRTLGELRSTYPEQHLTEYKRELGEVLQEVRQEVQREHERKLEVLREEHRRELNSIRDKHSDEESRQRDYLLSVLQQERKRLLCAHDSQLEELRTQLDAKLQQTRQMYTLKVRAEESASVSMSKALQERDTAREEMGRLREEVQRVRAERDRVREEARQLREEKQKLESKMQPLQDRCDHLSHRVRDLEQLQSVRQSAAKVDPDDERKAMDTENENGAAPTSSKDKAMQVDELEHPVPASPLSPSDGSEGSIDDMRQYISVEGISLQKARRFLERQSNSLRERQAALRTARSNWIQDPIKGSATQDLFRNIQQETIHIEQLKATVQHGQALLRRKEERLSQLESSLAEELSDDDMERTAADRRVTFDVSESDLSSLEAHNGSGPHRTGPAKVQLLVESLQQMSDQLNNVLGALGSLAQKQMPLLPPTQLCYTPPSISKAPSWAWGVSATSTPAWGADSTLSSRWNRLLPGETMNSGPPLSGTPLASRPTYSKYTPASVRPVQFTSAELDGQRLQNLIDKNKKWLETCRKNSSMPLLTSYRNPASATRLVQLSLDENNQIKVHHY, encoded by the exons ATGACCGAAGCGGCGGTCCAGATAGGGGACCAGCTGATCCTGGAAGAAGAGTATGATGAGAACTATATCCCCTCTGAACAAG AGGTCCATGAGTATGCTCGAGAGATCGGCATCGATCCTGAGCAGGAACCGGAGCTACTGTGGTTGGCACGGGAAGGCATCGTGGCTCCTCTGCCGGATGAGTGGAAACCCTG CCAGGATGTGACGGGGGATGTGTACTACTTCAACTTCTCCTCGGGACAGTCCACCTGGGACCACCCTTGCGACGAGCAGTACCGGCGACTGGTGGTGCAGGAGCGTGAGAAGGCTCAGGCCCGTGTGACCCCAACTaaaaaggagaaggagaagaagaaaaagaaggagaggaagaaAAAGGACAAGCTGCCCCTCAAG CCTGCAGGCTCAACGCTAGGACCACTTCAGTCCCCTCTGAGGTCCCTCGCTCCTCTGCAGAGCTCACCTGACCTGCCTGCCCCCTCCCTCTGGGGCTCTCTCAGAAATTCGGGGGGTCTTGAGCCTCTGAAGAAGCCCCTGGGG GAAAAGGTCTCTGCTTCCAGCCTGCATTCCAGTCTGTTGGGTGCTAAACAGCAGGAGCGAGTGTCACTTTCATTGCCCGGTTTCAAAGACACGGATGAGGTGTCTGATGAGGAG AGCTGTCGGACCACGCCGGAGTTGCTGAGAAAACTGGAACTGGATCTGGATGGTCTGGGAGGCGGACTGCACTATGAG GACAGCGAGGTCAGCGACTTGGCTCGGCCCGAGGAGAGGATGGACCCCGAGCTGCAGGACCTGCTGCTGTCTGCCGACCACAGCACCAAACCCTCCCAG GATCTGGAGTTGAGTGATGTCATCGACGCAGCGTCAACCTCTATGGATGACCTTAAG TTTTTCTATAAGGAAGTCGCATTCCGGTCGAAGCTGACAGAGAAAGTTGGGGATCTGGATGACCTTTGTGCTGTAGATGCTGAAATACAACTG ttttccccaaaagcagagaaaacagagaaagagagagtaaGAGCTGAAAGGGAAGACGGGAAGAAGGCAGAGAGAGTGGAAAG TCATCACCGGAGAGAGAGTAAGGAGGAGCCAGATTCAGGGAAGAGCCACATCAGCGAGTCTTCCTGCTCAGGACCCAGACCAGAGGTGGAGGGTGGAAGTGTGGACTCTGAAGATCGGCCGGTGGGGCCGGGGGCGGAGCCTAGCCAGAAGCATACGCCTCTCAagctggaggaggaagaggaggatgatgaggaggtggaggagatagaagaagaagaagaagaagaagaagaagaagaagaagaagaagaagaagaagaagcagaaaaggATTGGGTCTTGCAAAAGAGGCAGGACCAAGCGAGGTATCTCCAGGAAGACTTGAAGGAAGATGAGAAGGAAGGGAAGGAGGAGAGAGAAAAGGCCCTGCAAAGAAAACAGGAGAGACTGCAGCACCTACAGGAGGAAATGaagaagcaggaggaggaggaggagatgaaaCTGACAGAGGAGCGGGAGGAGAGACTCCG GGCCTTCAGGCGACGGctggatgaggaggaggagaaggagcaggCTAGGCTGATGAAGGAGTCCACGCGTAAGATGGAAGAGCTTCGTCAGGCTGCCCTGCAGGAGCGGGCGGCCCAGCAGCGAAAACTCAG GGAGGAGTGCGAGGCAGCGATGGAGGCGCTGAGGGCAGCGATGGAGGCCGAGCAGGCCGAGGAAAAGCAGAGACTGGAGGACCAAAGGAAGCAGATCTCTGGGGAGCTGCAGGCCAAGAGGGTGCGACTGCAGAGGGAgaaggaggagcagatggaggccATGAGGGTGGAG CTGGATGAGATGGTGCAGCAGGAGAGACGGGAGCACGAGCAGAAGCTGGAGGTGCTAAAAGAGGAGCACCGGCGTGAGCTAGACTTCATCAGGGAGAAGCACTCTGACGAG ATGTGTGTGCACAATGTCCAGCAGAGAAAGGACAGCAGAACTCTTGGGGAACTGAGAAGCACTTATCCTGAGCAGCATCTGACTGAGTACAAACGAGAG CTGGGTGAGGTGTTGCAGGAGGTGCGGCAGGAGGTGCAACGTGAGCACGAACGGAAGCTGGAGGTGCTGAGAGAGGAGCATCGCCGTGAGCTGAACTCCATCAGGGACAAGCATTCGGACGAG GAGAGTCGGCAGAGAGACTACCTTCTGTCCGTACTCCAGCAGGAGAGAAAGCGCTTGCTGTGCGCACATGACtcgcagctggaggagctgcgcACGCAGCTCGACGCCAAACTACAGCAAACCCGACAAATGTACACACTAAAGGTGAGGGCAGAGGAGTCTGCCTCGGTGTCCATGAGTAAGGCTCTGCAGGAGAGGGACACTGCCCGCGAGGAGATGGGTCGCTTGCGAGAGGAGGTACAAAGAGTTCGGGCGGAGAGGGACCGAGTCCGGGAGGAAGCCCGCCAGTTGAGAGAAGAGAAGCAAAAGCTAGAGAGTAAAATGCAGCCGCTACAGGACCGCTGTGACCACTTGAGTCACCGGGTCAG GGATTTGGAACAGCTTCAGAGTGTGAGGCAGTCTGCTGCAAAGGTGGATCCAGACGATGAGAGAAAAGCGATGGATACTGAGAACGAAAATGGGGCTGCGCCTACTTCGTCTAAGGACAAGGCTATGCAGGTCGATGAACTGGAACATCCTGTCCCAGCCTCTCCACTGTCTCCCTCTGATGGCAGTGAGGGCAGCATAGATGA CATGCGTCAGTATATCTCGGTGGAAGGGATATCGCTACAGAAAGCACGGCGTTTCCTGGAGAGGCAGAGCAACAgtctgagagagagacaggcagcgCTACGGACAGCCCGGAGCAATTGGATCCAGGACCCCATTAAGGGGTCAGCAACTCAGGACCTGTTCAGAAACATCCAACAG GAGACCATCCACATCGAGCAGCTGAAAGCCACAGTCCAGCATGGGCAGGCTCTGCTCCGCAGGAAGGAGGAGCGGCTGAGTCAGCTGGAGAGTTCACTGGCAGAGGAG CTCTCTGACGACGACATGGAGAGGACGGCAGCAGACAGGAGAGTGACCTTCGATGTCAGCGAATCGGACTTGAGCAGCTTGGAGGCCCACAATGGCTCAG GCCCCCACCGCACAGGACCAGCCAAAGTGCAACTTCTTGTTGAATCCCTACAGCAAATGTCAGATCAGCTCAACAATGTGCTAGGGGCCTTGGGCTCTTTGGCCCAAAAACAGATGCCCCTATTGCCCCCTACGCAGCTCTGTTACACCCCCCCTTCGATATCTAAAGCCCCCAGCTGGGCCTGGGGCGTCTCTGCCACCAGTACCCCAGCCTGGGGTGCGGACAGTACGCTCAGCAGCCGCTGGAACAGGCTCCTTCCGG GGGAAACCATGAACTCAGGTCCCCCTCTTTCAGGGACTCCTTTGGCAAGTCGCCCCACGTACTCAAAGTACACGCCAGCCAG TGTGCGTCCAGTGCAGTTCACCTCAGCCGAGCTGGATGGACAGCGACTGCAGAACCTCATTGACAAGAACAAGAAGTGGCTGGAGACTTGCAGGAAGAACTCCAGCAT GCCCCTGCTGACAAGTTACCGAAACCCCGCCTCTGCAACCAGGCTGGTCCAGCTCAGCCTGGATGAAAATAATCAGATAAAGGTACACCATTATTGA